Proteins encoded by one window of Mariniplasma anaerobium:
- a CDS encoding type II secretion system F family protein, giving the protein MQLRNFKYTAINADGKTIKGKMEALSKSVCVKYLQAKNYKVKSIVEYKNIITYLEQITIGRLIKPKQLVFFLKQLGSLLNSGVKLLPALELLSLQQENKNIRKLYFELYQQVYNGNLLSNGMARRPKEFPNLLIQMVKVGELSGELPETILKMATYYESQMKLSSEIKGATRMPLIYLGAAIVISIGMLLFVFPNITGLFAAFEGAELPGITQFFIDTGDFFQAYAIFIFAVAAIIAGLFYFLNKYNKKFHYVVKLGLLKLPVFGSLIQMTNQILIANSLSQMLSNGIHSMQALETTRDILEHDVYKELITKTLNYLQDGKPFSKAFEESPHIDPIMAKMIATGEKTGDIPKLMANLSEYYNGISEIRIQQIKNSLQPILLILVYAIVGVMILAIMLPMLSLGTQI; this is encoded by the coding sequence TTGCAATTAAGAAACTTTAAATATACAGCCATCAATGCTGATGGTAAGACAATTAAAGGAAAAATGGAAGCTCTTAGTAAAAGTGTTTGTGTTAAGTATTTGCAAGCAAAAAATTATAAAGTAAAAAGTATTGTTGAATATAAAAATATAATTACTTATTTAGAACAAATTACAATTGGACGATTAATTAAGCCAAAACAACTTGTATTCTTTTTAAAACAATTAGGATCTTTATTAAATTCAGGTGTGAAATTATTACCTGCTTTAGAGTTATTAAGTCTACAGCAAGAAAATAAAAATATTAGAAAACTATACTTCGAGTTGTATCAACAAGTATATAATGGTAATTTATTATCTAATGGTATGGCAAGAAGACCAAAAGAATTTCCTAATTTATTGATTCAAATGGTTAAAGTTGGTGAATTATCAGGTGAATTACCTGAAACCATATTAAAAATGGCTACATATTATGAATCGCAAATGAAATTATCCTCTGAAATTAAAGGTGCAACAAGAATGCCTTTAATCTATTTAGGAGCTGCAATAGTTATCTCTATAGGTATGTTATTGTTCGTCTTTCCAAATATTACAGGATTATTCGCAGCATTTGAAGGTGCAGAACTTCCAGGTATTACACAGTTTTTTATAGATACTGGCGATTTTTTCCAAGCGTATGCAATCTTTATATTTGCTGTAGCTGCAATCATTGCAGGATTATTTTATTTTCTTAATAAGTATAATAAAAAATTCCACTATGTGGTTAAACTTGGACTATTAAAACTTCCTGTTTTTGGATCTTTGATTCAAATGACAAACCAAATATTAATCGCAAACTCATTATCACAAATGTTATCTAATGGTATCCATTCGATGCAAGCATTAGAAACGACAAGAGATATTCTAGAACATGATGTATATAAAGAACTCATTACTAAGACATTAAATTATTTACAAGATGGGAAGCCATTTAGTAAAGCATTTGAGGAAAGTCCTCATATTGATCCTATTATGGCTAAGATGATTGCTACAGGTGAAAAAACAGGAGATATTCCAAAACTTATGGCAAACTTAAGTGAATACTATAATGGAATAAGTGAAATTAGAATTCAACAGATAAAAAATAGTCTTCAACCGATATTATTAATTTTAGTATATGCAATTGTTGGTGTGATGATTTTAGCAATTATGCTACCTATGTTGTCCTTAGGTACGCAAATCTAG
- a CDS encoding prepilin-type N-terminal cleavage/methylation domain-containing protein, translating into MFKALRNKKGVTLVELLAVVVILGIIAAIAVPTIGGLISRQQEKADIATLQNVEEAAKLYDLTENAADGIYAIADLDIDMANNTLGTSSGGSQVLYVKVVGSTVTYHVLAAATDTLTSVFVNTTEVDVSGSEYVVA; encoded by the coding sequence ATGTTTAAAGCTTTGAGAAATAAAAAAGGTGTTACGTTAGTAGAATTACTAGCAGTAGTTGTTATTTTAGGGATTATTGCAGCAATAGCTGTACCTACAATTGGTGGTCTTATTTCAAGACAACAAGAAAAAGCTGATATCGCAACATTACAAAATGTTGAAGAAGCAGCAAAACTTTACGATCTAACTGAAAATGCTGCAGATGGAATTTATGCAATTGCAGATTTAGATATTGATATGGCTAATAATACGCTTGGAACTTCATCAGGTGGATCACAAGTTTTATATGTTAAAGTTGTTGGATCAACAGTAACATATCATGTATTAGCTGCTGCAACAGATACGTTAACTAGTGTGTTTGTAAACACAACAGAAGTTGATGTTAGTGGTTCAGAATACGTTGTAGCATAG
- a CDS encoding prepilin peptidase → MTILYAIFIFIFGSLFTSFFHVLAVRIPKGETLLGTSHCDHCERKLRLVDVLPIIGFVINKGKCHNCGVKIGVKHLIYEIIGGSLFTLSFLLYGFTIDFYILIILLSVLLIESIVDIDSMIVIDRIWMIGIIPILLIRILDQEIWPYILSSAVLFVLLFLIATLAKAYYKKDALGAGDVKLYIFIGLFLKFPQGVLSLFLASLFGLIYGIIFMKEKDKYLPLVPFISLSVYICYLYGEQMIDWYLKLLGM, encoded by the coding sequence ATGACAATTTTATATGCTATCTTCATCTTTATCTTTGGATCCCTTTTTACTTCATTTTTTCATGTGCTTGCAGTAAGAATACCAAAAGGTGAAACTCTTTTAGGGACATCACATTGTGATCATTGTGAGAGAAAACTAAGATTAGTAGATGTACTTCCTATCATAGGGTTTGTTATCAATAAAGGTAAATGTCATAATTGTGGAGTAAAAATAGGCGTTAAACATCTGATCTATGAAATTATAGGTGGATCTTTATTTACGCTATCTTTTCTCTTATATGGATTTACGATTGATTTTTATATTTTAATTATTTTATTATCAGTATTATTGATTGAATCAATTGTTGATATAGATTCAATGATTGTTATTGATCGTATATGGATGATAGGTATCATTCCAATATTGCTTATTAGAATTTTAGATCAAGAGATTTGGCCCTATATATTATCAAGTGCAGTTTTGTTTGTATTACTGTTTTTGATAGCTACACTTGCAAAAGCTTATTATAAAAAAGATGCATTAGGTGCTGGAGATGTAAAGTTATATATCTTTATAGGATTATTTCTTAAATTTCCCCAAGGTGTACTATCTTTATTTCTTGCATCATTGTTTGGTTTAATATATGGTATAATTTTTATGAAAGAGAAAGATAAATATTTACCATTAGTACCTTTTATTTCGCTGTCTGTCTATATATGTTATCTTTATGGAGAGCAAATGATTGATTGGTATTTAAAATTATTAGGGATGTGA
- a CDS encoding type IV pilus biogenesis protein PilM: MFTKKENMTVFISDYKCSYFVENNNIETSLFDAIDLPEGVIVNGYIKEPEILYQLFLDNLKEHKVKIRNVNILIHDQNLLIRNLSISKNDLQKKSISQYVLDQTDKKIYFPFETAAISHFIQKEDEESVKALALITDESLLHDYYDVFEKLGAKEVSFDLPGLSLYELYKENIESDASQIMLVTIYNKLLAIQIFVNDVPIFQMIEECDGSSKDPQVILENYIERIANYYKFNITKGKLSIEDIVVFNLSDNFSNEELKNGVVKEIKDFNTSLYAFKGIDELDLDMPRACYLPYASIRTKDIKSQFTFEFKLDRIKKVNIYGNYLMVFSFLIFASVALLYIPFFLFSEDIANQQNLNQGLENQLYILQRDLPQSNSYTPNQIIFNQLYESLSESEKSYEPYITDLIAELNSDVALLTFSEDASDQMMVITISGTTRLDLDEYVLSIYEAYGKTDLMTGDHRWIISAPEVRVVSEFVLEVTLYHA; the protein is encoded by the coding sequence TTGTTTACAAAAAAAGAAAACATGACTGTATTTATATCAGATTATAAATGTAGCTATTTTGTTGAAAACAACAATATAGAAACTTCATTATTTGATGCGATTGATCTTCCAGAAGGTGTTATAGTAAACGGATATATTAAAGAACCGGAAATCTTATATCAACTTTTTCTGGACAATTTAAAAGAACATAAAGTTAAGATAAGAAATGTCAATATTTTGATTCATGATCAAAATTTATTGATAAGAAATTTATCTATATCTAAAAATGATTTACAAAAAAAATCAATTTCACAATATGTTCTTGATCAAACTGATAAGAAAATTTATTTTCCTTTCGAAACAGCTGCTATTTCTCATTTCATACAAAAAGAAGACGAAGAAAGTGTTAAAGCCTTAGCTTTAATCACTGATGAAAGTTTACTTCATGACTATTATGATGTGTTTGAAAAATTAGGTGCTAAAGAAGTTTCATTTGATCTACCAGGACTTTCATTATATGAACTATATAAAGAAAATATAGAATCTGATGCAAGTCAAATAATGCTTGTAACTATATATAATAAATTATTGGCTATACAAATATTTGTAAATGATGTGCCAATCTTTCAAATGATAGAAGAATGTGATGGATCAAGCAAAGACCCTCAAGTAATTTTAGAAAATTATATTGAAAGAATAGCTAACTATTATAAATTCAATATTACAAAAGGTAAATTATCTATTGAAGATATTGTTGTTTTTAATTTATCAGACAATTTTTCAAATGAAGAATTAAAAAACGGTGTAGTTAAAGAAATTAAAGATTTTAATACATCATTATATGCGTTTAAGGGAATTGATGAACTTGACCTAGATATGCCAAGAGCTTGTTATCTTCCTTATGCATCTATAAGAACAAAAGATATTAAATCTCAATTTACTTTTGAGTTTAAATTGGATCGCATTAAAAAAGTGAATATATATGGCAACTATTTAATGGTTTTCTCATTCTTGATATTTGCTTCAGTAGCACTATTATATATTCCATTTTTCTTATTTAGCGAAGATATAGCAAATCAACAAAACTTAAATCAAGGGTTAGAAAATCAATTATATATTTTACAAAGAGACTTACCACAATCAAATAGTTATACACCCAATCAAATCATCTTTAATCAATTATATGAGTCATTATCAGAATCTGAAAAATCATATGAACCTTATATAACAGATTTAATTGCAGAGCTTAATAGCGATGTTGCATTGTTGACATTTAGTGAAGATGCTAGCGATCAAATGATGGTCATTACAATAAGTGGGACTACACGATTGGATTTAGATGAATATGTACTTTCAATATACGAAGCTTACGGAAAAACTGATTTGATGACAGGGGATCATAGATGGATTATATCTGCTCCTGAAGTTAGAGTCGTTTCTGAATTTGTATTGGAGGTGACTTTATATCATGCGTAA
- a CDS encoding DNA translocase FtsK gives MRKQKENLQLNTIVPKFTIFQFAKIEGIRGKKVYKTDHFVSPIFGHQVKDIVTVPFTVKNTGDTTRRFDAFRTKHKMSDEQAIEKYGTKYYEFSNIVSNKTRSEYFGPSDYIPTEKPKKEEVKKPQMMNPIGSQHQRNERQEPRKDDMAFQAKPVEKERRIFTPRPELNPEPKVASEPKLETYKREKATEKPVVTSDFGFLDDKTPEEKPVFVQPNPLKEKAYQFPNISMFSKKDRDLNEQPQWLLDQIDVINATLQQFGIEGEVKSSKKGPTVTRYEIALEPGVNVKRVLSISDNLMMSLASKSLRIEAPIPGKPYVGLEVPNKTPEIVAFGNVIDNPAFLNDKEHPLKVALGVDIDGESIYADIQAMPHGLIAGATNSGKSVCVNTILISLLIKNSPEDLKLILIDPKMVELTPYNDLPHLVTPVITDVKMASQALNWAVDEMERRYQKFAQSRARDIKSYNANVKRGLIDDPKMPYIVIVIDELADLMMVAAHDVENAIQRITQKARAAGIHLLVATQRPTTDVVKGTIKSNIPVRIAFKVASFVDSTTILDGAGAETLLGKGDMLFKKSDRPHRLQGAYIPDNEIYQATDYIRERYPANYIFEHEALKQLAELKEMASDDLFEDVAYFVVDSQNASINSIQKEFEIGFNRAQKIVEMLEYYSIVSASQGTKAREVLVTYEQLNEILGKS, from the coding sequence ATGAGAAAACAAAAAGAAAACTTGCAATTAAATACGATAGTTCCAAAATTCACAATTTTTCAATTTGCTAAAATTGAAGGTATTAGAGGCAAAAAGGTTTATAAAACAGACCATTTTGTTTCTCCAATTTTTGGTCATCAAGTTAAAGATATTGTAACTGTTCCATTTACAGTTAAAAATACCGGTGATACGACAAGACGTTTTGATGCATTTAGAACTAAACATAAAATGTCTGATGAACAAGCTATAGAAAAATATGGCACTAAATATTATGAATTTTCAAATATCGTATCAAATAAAACTAGAAGTGAGTATTTTGGCCCATCTGATTATATCCCAACAGAAAAACCTAAAAAAGAAGAAGTTAAAAAACCACAGATGATGAATCCAATTGGATCACAACACCAAAGAAATGAACGTCAAGAACCAAGAAAAGATGATATGGCTTTTCAAGCTAAACCTGTTGAAAAAGAGAGAAGAATTTTCACTCCAAGACCAGAATTAAACCCTGAGCCTAAAGTAGCCAGTGAACCAAAATTGGAAACATATAAAAGAGAAAAAGCAACAGAAAAACCAGTTGTTACATCTGATTTTGGATTTTTAGATGATAAAACACCAGAAGAAAAACCTGTTTTTGTACAACCTAATCCATTAAAAGAAAAAGCATATCAATTTCCAAATATTTCTATGTTCTCTAAAAAAGACCGTGATTTAAATGAACAACCTCAATGGTTATTAGATCAAATAGATGTTATTAATGCGACGCTTCAACAATTTGGTATTGAAGGCGAAGTTAAATCAAGTAAAAAAGGACCTACAGTAACCAGATATGAAATAGCACTAGAGCCTGGCGTTAACGTTAAACGTGTCTTATCAATTAGTGATAACTTAATGATGAGTCTTGCCTCTAAGTCACTTAGAATAGAAGCTCCAATTCCTGGTAAGCCTTATGTAGGATTAGAAGTACCAAATAAAACTCCAGAAATTGTAGCTTTTGGTAATGTCATAGATAATCCAGCATTTTTAAATGATAAAGAACATCCTTTAAAAGTAGCTTTAGGTGTAGATATTGATGGAGAAAGCATTTATGCTGATATCCAAGCAATGCCTCACGGATTAATTGCAGGTGCTACAAATAGTGGTAAAAGTGTTTGTGTGAATACGATATTAATTAGTTTACTTATAAAAAATTCACCAGAGGATTTAAAACTTATCTTAATTGATCCTAAAATGGTAGAACTTACACCATATAATGATCTTCCACATTTAGTTACTCCAGTCATAACGGATGTTAAAATGGCTTCACAAGCTTTAAATTGGGCAGTTGATGAAATGGAAAGACGTTATCAAAAATTTGCACAAAGCAGAGCTAGAGACATCAAATCATATAATGCAAATGTAAAACGTGGATTAATTGATGATCCTAAAATGCCTTATATCGTTATTGTTATAGATGAATTAGCCGACTTAATGATGGTTGCTGCTCACGATGTAGAAAATGCTATCCAAAGAATTACTCAAAAAGCAAGAGCTGCAGGTATCCATTTATTAGTTGCAACCCAAAGACCAACGACAGATGTTGTAAAAGGAACGATCAAATCAAATATTCCAGTAAGAATTGCATTTAAAGTTGCATCTTTTGTAGATTCAACAACCATTTTAGATGGAGCAGGTGCTGAAACACTATTGGGTAAAGGCGATATGTTATTTAAGAAAAGTGATCGTCCACATAGACTTCAAGGTGCTTATATTCCTGATAATGAAATATATCAAGCAACTGATTATATTAGAGAAAGATATCCAGCAAACTATATCTTTGAACATGAAGCTTTAAAACAATTAGCAGAATTAAAAGAAATGGCTTCAGATGATTTATTTGAAGATGTTGCATATTTTGTTGTAGATTCCCAAAATGCATCGATTAATAGCATACAAAAAGAATTTGAAATTGGATTTAATAGAGCACAAAAAATTGTTGAAATGTTAGAGTATTACTCTATCGTTTCTGCATCTCAAGGAACAAAAGCACGTGAAGTTTTAGTTACATATGAACAATTAAATGAAATATTAGGTAAATCATAA
- the lepB gene encoding signal peptidase I, translating into MTLRKAYINLSLAFILIMLTVMLYALKVSRLTIGWTMTIYIMTSIVALAAIGFNIVLFKRKKEEINDNYLKKHQFEILDWLTFLSISMMFILILFMFFILPTNVDGSSMKPTLIDSERVLMYHFNYNPKRDDVIIVHVTDRYIDTTGEQVNLSSDYEDQEQVYFVKRVVAIPGDTVTFEEIGTSDVYHILINGEVYQNQYFQIYQVDDPGRLKMISYLDGNNILRENQYFAFGDNESFSYDSRSIGAIHSDDIIGKAVYKLWPFGGISNG; encoded by the coding sequence ATGACGTTAAGAAAAGCATACATCAATTTAAGTCTTGCATTCATATTAATCATGTTGACTGTTATGCTTTATGCATTGAAAGTTTCTAGATTAACTATCGGATGGACAATGACAATATATATAATGACATCAATAGTAGCATTAGCTGCTATTGGTTTTAATATTGTCTTATTTAAAAGAAAAAAAGAAGAAATTAATGATAATTATTTAAAAAAACATCAATTTGAAATCTTAGATTGGCTAACATTTTTAAGTATATCAATGATGTTTATTTTGATTTTATTTATGTTTTTTATTCTCCCAACAAATGTAGATGGTTCTTCAATGAAGCCAACTCTAATTGATAGTGAGCGAGTCTTAATGTATCACTTTAATTATAATCCAAAACGTGATGATGTCATTATTGTACATGTTACGGATCGCTATATAGACACCACAGGAGAACAAGTTAATTTATCAAGTGATTATGAAGATCAAGAACAAGTTTATTTTGTCAAAAGAGTTGTAGCTATTCCTGGTGATACAGTGACATTTGAAGAAATTGGCACAAGTGACGTATATCATATATTAATCAATGGAGAAGTGTATCAAAATCAATATTTTCAAATCTATCAAGTAGATGATCCAGGTAGACTTAAAATGATTTCTTATTTAGATGGAAATAATATACTAAGAGAAAATCAGTATTTCGCATTTGGCGATAACGAATCTTTTTCTTATGATAGCAGAAGTATTGGCGCAATCCATAGTGACGATATTATTGGTAAAGCTGTTTATAAGCTTTGGCCATTCGGAGGTATATCTAATGGATAA
- the ylqF gene encoding ribosome biogenesis GTPase YlqF, which produces MDKKNTTKQIQWYPGHMFKSFREIKEKLKLMDIVMILLDARLPLSSMNPNVLKMVKHKPILLLFNKMDLADTNLLHDHMTYYEDLGFSTLKIDSQSQINTNKIYDKAYEVLKEKMDRNREKGLLDRPIRTMILGIPNVGKSTLINALSGKKATKTGNKPGVTKAQQWIKLGSNFELLDTPGVLWPKFEDEKVGYHLAITGAIKDDIIPIDDVCQYALNFLKIHYPKRLLERYDIALDMDDYVSMLDAIGQKRGALLRGAEIDYDRVYHIILTDIRNNQLGGLSFDRI; this is translated from the coding sequence ATGGATAAGAAAAATACAACTAAACAAATACAATGGTATCCAGGGCATATGTTTAAATCTTTTCGAGAAATCAAAGAGAAATTAAAATTAATGGATATCGTGATGATTTTATTAGATGCACGACTACCTTTATCTTCAATGAATCCAAACGTTTTAAAAATGGTTAAACATAAACCAATTTTATTACTTTTTAATAAAATGGATTTAGCAGATACTAATCTTTTACATGATCACATGACCTACTATGAAGATTTAGGATTTTCCACATTAAAAATTGATTCACAATCACAAATAAACACCAATAAAATTTATGATAAAGCATATGAAGTTTTAAAAGAAAAAATGGATAGAAATAGAGAAAAAGGTCTACTGGATAGACCTATAAGAACCATGATATTAGGTATACCAAATGTTGGTAAATCTACCTTGATTAACGCTTTATCAGGCAAAAAAGCCACAAAAACAGGCAATAAACCTGGAGTTACTAAAGCACAACAATGGATTAAGTTAGGATCTAATTTTGAATTATTAGATACACCTGGTGTTTTATGGCCAAAATTTGAAGATGAAAAAGTTGGTTATCATTTAGCGATTACAGGTGCAATTAAAGATGATATTATTCCTATAGATGATGTGTGTCAATATGCACTTAATTTTTTAAAAATTCATTATCCCAAAAGATTATTAGAAAGATATGATATAGCCCTTGATATGGATGATTATGTATCTATGTTAGATGCGATTGGGCAAAAGCGTGGAGCACTTTTAAGAGGTGCTGAAATTGATTATGATCGAGTTTATCATATCATCTTAACAGATATTAGAAACAATCAATTAGGAGGCTTATCTTTTGACAGAATTTAA
- a CDS encoding ribonuclease HII, with protein sequence MTEFNLYQFEDELYEKGITYIAGIDEAGRGPLAGPVVAAAVILKKGAKLNYVDDSKKLSEKQRQKALIEIKEHALAIGIGISSVDEIDRINIYRAAREAMHSAIKQLKIKPEFLLIDAMPMEIDIPNKSIIKGDQKSISIAAASIVAKTTRDQYMIEMDKVFPLYNFKQHKGYGTKEHIELIKRHGYTPIHRKTYEPIKSMIKEEIRKKHEAHTLF encoded by the coding sequence TTGACAGAATTTAATTTATATCAATTTGAAGATGAACTTTATGAAAAAGGTATAACATATATAGCGGGTATAGATGAAGCAGGCAGAGGTCCACTTGCTGGTCCGGTGGTTGCTGCTGCAGTTATATTAAAAAAAGGTGCAAAATTAAATTATGTAGATGATTCAAAAAAGTTAAGTGAAAAACAAAGACAAAAAGCTTTAATTGAAATTAAAGAACATGCACTTGCAATAGGTATAGGAATTTCTTCAGTTGATGAGATTGATCGTATTAATATTTATAGAGCAGCAAGAGAAGCCATGCATTCTGCAATTAAGCAATTAAAAATAAAACCAGAATTTTTACTTATAGATGCGATGCCAATGGAAATTGATATACCAAATAAATCCATTATTAAGGGCGACCAAAAATCAATTAGTATTGCTGCTGCATCTATCGTAGCTAAAACAACTAGAGATCAATATATGATAGAAATGGATAAAGTCTTTCCTTTATATAACTTCAAGCAACATAAAGGATATGGAACAAAAGAACATATAGAACTTATCAAAAGACATGGATATACTCCTATTCATAGAAAGACCTATGAGCCTATAAAATCCATGATAAAAGAAGAGATAAGGAAAAAACATGAAGCTCATACATTGTTTTGA